The segment AGATCGATGGCGATGAGCTGATCTACAAGCAGTATGCCCACATCGGCGTGGCTGTCGGCACCGACAAGGGCCTCGTGGTTCCGGTTGTCCGCAATGCCGACCAGATGTCGATTGCCGAGATCGAGAAGGAAATCGGCAATCTGGGCAAGAAGGCCCGCGATGGCGCGCTGTCGATGGCCGACATGCAGGGTGGCACCTTCACCATCTCCAATGGTGGTGTCTATGGCTCGCTGATGTCGACGCCTATCCTCAATGCGCCGCAGTCTGGTATTCTGGGCATGCACAAGATCCAGGAGCGCCCGGTTGTGGTCGGCGGCCAGATCGTCATCCGTCCGATGATGTATCTTGCGCTGAGCTATGATCACCGGATCGTCGACGGCAAGGAAGCCGTGACCTTCCTGGTTCGCGTCAAGGAAAGCCTCGAAGCGCCGGAACGCCTGGTGCTCGACCTCTAATCTGCCCGATTAGAGTTACACATTATGAAGGGTCCGCTTCGGCGGGCCCTTTTTTGTGACGGTATGTGACAAAGACGTGAACGGATCGGGTAGCACTCCGCTAACAGTTTTGCGGCTTATGCGATATCGGATCGAGACCTGTGTCATTGGCCGCTGAGGAGTTGGAGCCGCCGTGCGTTTTCCCGTTGTTTTTGCCGTCATCTGCCTGGGGACCTCGATCCCCGTCAATGCCCAGGAAGCCGGCAATGCCGAGCTGGTGGGAGAGCTGATGGCCTTTCACGGCTCGCGCGTGATCGTCTCTGCCATGACGACCCATTGCTATGAAACCACGGGGCTCGATGGGGCCTACAAGACGGCCTATGACAATTGGTATCTGCGCAATATCGGCTTTCTCGACTTGGCCGACCGCGTCGTCGCCCGATTGGGCGGGGCCGACGACGGTGAAAAGCGGGCTGCCGAAACCTATGGCGGCACGCAGATCATGAGCGCCTACAACCAGGCCGAGGACAAGGACGCGTTCTGCAAGGGTTTCCTTGCCCAGGTCGACGGCGGCGCGCTCGACATCGACAAGCAACTTCCTGAAGCCCTTGCCAAGGCTCAGGAAGTCGCTTCGCAATAGCCTAGAACGAGAAACGGCGGGAGAGGCCCAGGCCCACGGTAAACTGGTGCTCGCTGCCAGTCTGGACGATGGGCGAATTGCGCGTATCACCGACGAATGCGGCGTAGGAGCCTTCGAGATTGACGAAGGTGTCCGGGATGAATTCGTAACGCGCAGAAGCCTTGAGGCCGACGGACTTGACGCCGCCTTCGGGGTCATGAGCGGCAAGCCGGCCGCCGGTCGCCGCGGATTGCGCAGCGGTGACACCGAAATAGGTGTCCATGTAGTCTTCCGAGGCGAGGCTTACGACGGGCCCGGCCTTGACCTGCAGCTGCGGCGTGACCTGCGCGGTGACATCCACACCCAGATCACCCACCAGGCCCTCCGCGCCGCCGAAGGCGTATCGCGCGGCACCATAAATCTCCGCCGTCATCGTATCGGTCAGCACGAGTTCATAGCCGATGCGGGCGCCGATGGTGTAGGTGGCATCGACATCGTCCAGGCCGGCCAGGGCGTCGTGGTCGGCGCTGATGCGCTCGCCGACATAGTCAAAGGATGGGGCGAATTTAAAGCCACCCGTCGTGCTGCCCTCGCCACCGACATCGATCAGACCGGGAATATGCAAGCGTTCCACTGAGATGATCGGCACGAAGCTGGGGACGTAGTCCGACGCCCCTTCGTAGGCGGGCTTGGTGCCGATGCCGGCACCAAGAATGAAGATGAAATCGGGAGTCGGCTCAATGGCGACCAGATTGGCGGGCGCTGCGCCGTATGTGTCAAAGCCCGCTGCGTAGGATAGCCCAGGCAGGGCGGACGCAAGGGAAACAGCCGTCAAAAGGCAATAAGCAAAACGCATGAAAATCCAGCCCGTCAGACCCGTCGCGCAAATGGCGCGACTCTTGGCTGGACGTGCTTAACACATCCTTCTTTCGGATAAATTACGGCGCCCGATTTTATCGCCGGGCCGCCGTTCTTGCTAGTCCAGCGCGATGATCTCGGTGGGGGGCACGTCCTGGCCCTCGATCTCGAGCACGCCATCATAATCTGCAGCGAGGAAAGCGCCGGACACGGCATGCGGATAGTTTACCGTCTCGCCCATGTTGCCCTTGAGGAAGCAATTGGGGCCAACCTTGGCGGCTGGATCGAGATTGGCCGTCATGGCGCTGCACTCGGCGTTTTCGAGGCAGGCGGCAAAGCATTGCTCGAGATTTTCGGTGCGGATCTTCTCGATATCCGAGCCGTAGAAATCGACGCCCTCGTAGATGGCAAAACGCGGTACGCTGCTGGGGGCTGTGGTGTCGGTTCCGGTATCGGTATCGTCGGTCGAGGCTGTCTGGGTTTCTTCGCCGCCGCGCTGCGGGCGCATGGCGGTCAGCACGACTTCGGGGACAGCGCGGAACTCGGCGACGAGGCTCTTGAGCTGACCGTGGTTGCGGTTGATGCCGAGCCGGTCGACTTCGCCCTGACTGAAAATATACATGTCGTCAGAAGGGGTTCGCAGCATGCGACTGATGACTTCCTGGGGCGTGTCGAAACGCGCCAGCATGTCGAGAATGTCGGAAACGACGAATTGGGCCTGGGACGTGCTGTCCTCGCCGCCGTAGAACTGGTGAACGCCCAGTTCGCCCTGGTCGAGGCGCGAAGCGCCCGACAGGAAGATGTAGGAACAGGCCGAGTGGCAGCCAAAGGTCGGCGGAATATAGGTGTTGATGCCGCGCAGGTGAATTTCGTCGGCCAGCAGGAGGCCACCGGTCACCGATCCGCCGTCGCTGGACAGCACCAGCGTCTTCAGATTGGGCTGGCGCGACATGACGG is part of the uncultured Devosia sp. genome and harbors:
- a CDS encoding MipA/OmpV family protein yields the protein MRFAYCLLTAVSLASALPGLSYAAGFDTYGAAPANLVAIEPTPDFIFILGAGIGTKPAYEGASDYVPSFVPIISVERLHIPGLIDVGGEGSTTGGFKFAPSFDYVGERISADHDALAGLDDVDATYTIGARIGYELVLTDTMTAEIYGAARYAFGGAEGLVGDLGVDVTAQVTPQLQVKAGPVVSLASEDYMDTYFGVTAAQSAATGGRLAAHDPEGGVKSVGLKASARYEFIPDTFVNLEGSYAAFVGDTRNSPIVQTGSEHQFTVGLGLSRRFSF
- a CDS encoding PAN domain-containing protein, giving the protein MRLWSAFLALMLCATPAMAQSVERHGSFIIMGQDSEFAILAGDITAQTPLEFKTVMSRQPNLKTLVLSSDGGSVTGGLLLADEIHLRGINTYIPPTFGCHSACSYIFLSGASRLDQGELGVHQFYGGEDSTSQAQFVVSDILDMLARFDTPQEVISRMLRTPSDDMYIFSQGEVDRLGINRNHGQLKSLVAEFRAVPEVVLTAMRPQRGGEETQTASTDDTDTGTDTTAPSSVPRFAIYEGVDFYGSDIEKIRTENLEQCFAACLENAECSAMTANLDPAAKVGPNCFLKGNMGETVNYPHAVSGAFLAADYDGVLEIEGQDVPPTEIIALD